A section of the Centroberyx gerrardi isolate f3 chromosome 8, fCenGer3.hap1.cur.20231027, whole genome shotgun sequence genome encodes:
- the LOC139926829 gene encoding prominin-2-like, with the protein MRLLLGRLLWVSVFLLGASELAQCCPSDDGGARPFVSFTRPSARQVLTPGDGLGPLYSFARAFLKAVQPNPFPEAIVSKALKNEQQDIPKLVQYEAGYLVCLILAVLYLLFMPIAVGVLLRQYFHSRAVRITSPSSTPPSRYYKDIAVSGCLILITLLLLIGVILAFTTNSRTRANMSPSLQHLDTNVGIVEDSLGSVPQKMEAIVEQYNIPKSEISKTIHEADDAISATIVTSFSGDVQKALMDLSSAVKDAIGTTDNLNTIETTRSSMQSRHSVLQVALRQLQTRLDNLKNCPGCDVPDSTNLETDADYTLIPSVQDKLDSMPPRSELEGLVEQGNSTFRGIPQFYSDQIAPTTAALILELNKTQKSLMNTSQSFPSLQSFTEFVSQLRTSVRRFEGPIDYYDYIRWAIAVTLCFVMLVIVLLMVAALSMGLPVLFNPTIYCSFPNARLERTALSLFQASMILSCAFSWLFIILVFVTLFFGGNAYTLGCQSFTSGRLFTFLDQQETLFTSVNVSQGNDTAQIHPSMSTVYQGCMRGSSMFHSMNMNQQFDLEDFLNSTKYLEGFNETAGNMRVDINDLKLLSDEDRQGLLDFRSLDLESYNYDMMLLLLSKPVVKRNLSALAEELDEKAELPENTAIKADLQEEAAKTRYLHNLVKQQRADAANMTASVKALRDISRTYKANVDKTLNGFSQTEAAMQAQVPYIVANVSQCTLEKAEQCLLRYLDWVRHAILDEIMGCHWLVRSVENVYTAICLNVIDPWNAFWLCLGWCCAFLVPEILLSIYVVRRVRPNPPTLTFIGKDPFIVAVSHPEKKKHMEENPTEKTKSNIYMTLEELHNMNAKDVKMKGQSEDT; encoded by the exons ATGCGGCTCCTGCTCGGCAGATTGCTCTGGGTTTCTGTGTTTCTACTCGGTGCTTCGGAGTTGGCTCAGTGCTGCCCCAGTGATGACGGTGGCGCCCGGCCCTTCGTCTCCTTCACCCGGCCCTCGGCCCGGCAGGTGCTGACGCCCGGGGACGGCCTGGGGCCCCTGTACAGCTTCGCCCGGGCCTTTCTCAAGGCGGTGCAGCCAAATCCTTTCCCTGAAG cTATTGTATCTAAAGCCTTGAAGAATGAACAGCAAGACATTCCTAAG CTGGTGCAGTACGAGGCAGGATACCTGGTGTGTCTGATCCTGGCTGTGCTCTACTTGCTGTTCATGCCAATAGCTGTTGGAGTTTTGCTCCGGCAGTATTTTCACAGCAGAGCGGTGCGTATCACCAGCCCCTCATCGACGCCACCATCGCGTTACTATAAGGACATCGCAGTGTCAGGATGCCTCATTCTCATCACACTGCTGCTCCT GATCGGGGTGATTCTGGCTTTCACCACCAACAGCAGAACCAGAGCCAACATGTCACCCAGCCTCCAGCATCTAGACACCAACGTCGGGATCGTGGAGGACAGTCTAGGATCCGTCCCTCAG AAAATGGAAGCCATCGTGGAACAGTACAACATTCCCAAATCAGAAATCTCAAAAACAATCCATG AGGCTGATGATGCCATCAGTGCGACAATAGTCACGTCTTTCAGCGGTGATGTCCAGAAGGCTCTGATGGATTTGTCCTCTGCTGTTAAAG ATGCTATTGGAACCACTGATAACCTGAATACAATTGAGACAACAAGATCGTCCATGCAGAGCAGACACAGCGTCCTGCAGGTAGCCCTGCGCCAGCTACAGACTCGACTGGACAATCTAAAGAACTGTCCCGGCTGTGATGTTCCTGACTCCACTAACCTGGAGACCGATGCTGACTATACACTG ATCCCAAGTGTTCAGGACAAACTGGATTCAATGCCCCCCAGAAGTGAGCTTGAAGGCCTTGTTGAACAA GGTAACTCCACCTTCCGGGGTATTCCTCAGTTTTACTCTGACCAAATCGCACCGACTACAGCAG CTCTCATATTGGAGCTGAATAAGACCCAGAAATCATTGATGAACACCAGTCAGAGTTTTCCCTCCCTGCAATCTTTCACTGAGTTTGTATCCCAGCTGAGAACCTCCGTCCGGCGCTTTGAAGGACCGATAGACTACTACGATTACATCAG GTGGGCGATAGCAGTTACACTCTGCTTTGTGATGCTGGTGATAGTGCTGCTGATGGTGGCTGCTCTGTCCATGGGACTGCCTGTGCTTTTCAACCCAACTATATACTGCTCTTTCCCAAATGCAAGACTGGAACGGACAGCGCTCAGCCTATTCCAAGC TTCTATGATTTTGAGCTGTGCCTTCTCTTGGCTTTTCATCATCTTGGTCTTTGTCACTCTGTTCTTCGGGGGAAATGCGTACACCTTGGGTTGCCAGAGTTTCACCAGTGGCCGACTTTTTACA TTCCTCGACCAGCAGGAGACCCTTTTCACCAGTGTCAATGTCAGTCAAGGAAATGACACCGCACAAATTCACCCCAGCATGTCAACCGTCTACCA AGGCTGTATGAGAGGAAGCTCCATGTTCCACAGCATGAACATGAATCAGCAGTTTGACCTAGAAGACTTCCTCAATTCCACCAAG TACCTGGAAGGCTTCAATGAGACAGCTGGAAACATGAGGGTTGACATCAACGacctgaagctgctgtctgatgAAGACAGACAAGGCCTGCTGGACTTCAGAAGTCTCGACTTGGAAAGCTACAACTATgacatgatgctgctgctg CTCAGCAAGCCAGTGGTGAAGCGAAATCTTTCTGCTTTGGCCGAAGAACTGGATGAGAAGGCAGAGCTGCCT GAGAACACTGCGATTAAGGCCGACTTACAGGAAGAAGCAGCAAAAACCAGATATCTGCACAACCTTGtgaaacagcagagagcagatgcA GCCAACATGACTGCAAGTGTCAAGGCCTTGAGGGACATAAGCCGAACTTACAAG GCTAATGTTGACAAAACGCTGAATGGTTTCAGCCAAACTGAAGCTGCCATGCAGGCTCAGGTTCCATACATTGTGGCAAAC GTCTCCCAGTGTACCTTGGAGAAAGCAGAGCAATGCCTGCTGCGCTACCTGGACTGGGTCCGTCATGCG ATCTTGGATGAGATTATGGGTTGCCATTGGCTTGTAAGATCTGTGGAAAATGTGTACACTGCAATATGCCTAAATGTGATCGACCCATGG AATGCCTTCTGGCTGTGTTTGGGGTGGTGCTGTGCGTTTCTGGTTCCTGAAATACTCCTCAGCATCTACGTAGTGAGACGTGTGAGACCAAACCCACCCACGCTAACTTTCATCGG GAAAGACCCGTTCATCGTGGCTGTTTCTCacccagagaagaagaagcacatGGAGGAAAACCCCACAGAGAAAACCAAGTCCAACATCTATATGACTTTAGAGGAGCTGCACAATATGAACGCCAAAGATGTAAAAATGAAAGGCCAATCTGAGGACACCTAG